Proteins from a genomic interval of Aureimonas sp. AU20:
- a CDS encoding Trm112 family protein translates to MVDDAERKGRPDPKLLELLVCPLTKTGLSYDSERNELVSRAARLAYPIRNGIPIMLPSEAREID, encoded by the coding sequence ATGGTGGACGACGCGGAACGCAAGGGTCGCCCCGACCCCAAGCTCCTGGAACTCCTGGTCTGCCCGCTGACCAAGACGGGGCTGAGCTATGATTCCGAGCGCAACGAGCTGGTCTCGCGCGCCGCGCGCCTGGCCTATCCCATCCGCAACGGCATCCCGATCATGCTCCCGTCCGAAGCGCGCGAGATCGACTGA
- the cysD gene encoding sulfate adenylyltransferase subunit CysD → MKHMTHLQSLEAESIHIIREVAATAENPVMLFSIGKDSMVMLHLARKAFAPGKLPFPLLHVDTTWKFREMIEFRDRIAREWDLDLLVHTNEDGLKAGINPFDSGSRLHTDVMKTEGLKQALNKYKFDAAFGGARRDEEKSRAKERVFSLRSAEHRWEPKNQRPEPWHLFNTRKRQGESFRVFPLSNWTEADVWDYIALEDIPVVPLYFAKHRPVVSRDGTLIMRDDERMKLSEGEETRDELVRFRTLGCYPLTGAVRSEATTLPEIIAEMRASRSSEREGRVIDRDGGASMEEKKQEGYF, encoded by the coding sequence CGGTGATGCTCTTCTCCATCGGCAAGGATTCGATGGTCATGCTGCATCTGGCGCGCAAGGCCTTCGCGCCGGGCAAGCTGCCCTTCCCGCTGCTGCATGTCGACACGACCTGGAAGTTCCGCGAGATGATCGAGTTCCGCGATCGCATCGCGCGGGAATGGGACCTCGACCTTCTCGTCCACACCAACGAGGACGGGTTGAAGGCCGGCATCAACCCGTTCGATTCCGGCTCGCGCCTCCACACCGACGTGATGAAGACCGAAGGGCTGAAGCAGGCGCTGAACAAGTACAAGTTCGACGCCGCCTTCGGCGGGGCGCGCCGCGACGAGGAGAAGAGCCGCGCCAAGGAGCGCGTCTTCTCGCTGCGCTCGGCCGAGCATCGCTGGGAGCCCAAGAACCAGCGGCCCGAGCCCTGGCACCTCTTCAACACCCGCAAGCGCCAGGGCGAGAGCTTCCGCGTGTTCCCCCTGTCCAATTGGACCGAGGCCGACGTCTGGGACTATATCGCGCTGGAGGACATTCCGGTCGTGCCGCTCTATTTCGCAAAGCACCGGCCCGTCGTCTCGCGCGACGGCACGCTGATCATGCGCGACGACGAGCGCATGAAGCTGAGCGAGGGCGAGGAGACGCGTGACGAGCTGGTGCGTTTTCGCACGCTCGGCTGCTACCCGCTGACCGGCGCGGTGCGCTCGGAGGCGACGACGCTGCCCGAGATCATCGCCGAGATGCGCGCGTCCCGCTCCTCCGAGCGCGAGGGCCGGGTGATCGACCGCGACGGCGGCGCCTCCATGGAAGAAAAGAAGCAGGAAGGCTATTTCTGA
- the cysN gene encoding sulfate adenylyltransferase subunit CysN has translation MSVVRPSSASPASLTADEALDRSTNPSALAEDQAFAGPAPDEAPLDAASDATGDAPLDPSLGALRQNAAAVAAAGAKASLLRFITCGSVDDGKSTLIGRLLFDTNSVFDDQMEALQRDSRKFGTTGSDLDFALLVDGLSAEREQGITIDVAYRYFNTKNRAFIIADTPGHEQYTRNMATGASQAELAIILVDARKGILPQTRRHSFITSMVGIKSVIVAVNKMDLVEFDQSVFDEIVKGYEALRPQLGFTEVRYIPLSAKNGDNLAERSAHTPWYKGPTLLETLEVVEPTTFAAGSSHFRLPVQWVNRPNLDFRGFCGTVAGGRIAKGDAILSLPSRQRSTVKAVYGPNGETHSAEDGEAITLTLADEIDASRGDVLVKVGDPIAAHRILHAEILWMVDRPLIAGGRFVAKLSTAQTPVNVRSLDEAVDIHSYQPRAANALLMNEIGRVTLQFDKPPVATLYSESRELGAFILIDPLTNETVALGIVTALPREGEAPAATATTASRPGSKPGAAPAAPAAPKTRFEAIRAEWLGPALAASPERARGVTIFRAMAAVLVALLALILGLALWKAIILGALDFALRPLLRRLMVPAETEVPVVDPSTVRDGEGI, from the coding sequence ATGTCCGTCGTCCGCCCTTCCTCCGCCTCCCCCGCTTCGCTCACCGCAGACGAGGCGTTGGACCGCAGCACCAATCCGTCCGCGCTTGCCGAGGACCAGGCCTTCGCCGGCCCCGCCCCCGACGAGGCGCCGCTCGATGCAGCGTCCGACGCGACGGGCGACGCGCCGCTCGACCCCAGCCTCGGCGCGCTCCGCCAGAACGCCGCCGCCGTGGCGGCCGCCGGCGCCAAGGCTTCGCTGCTGCGCTTCATCACCTGCGGCTCGGTGGACGACGGCAAGTCGACCCTGATCGGCCGTCTCCTGTTCGACACAAACTCCGTCTTCGACGATCAGATGGAGGCGCTGCAGCGCGACTCCCGAAAGTTCGGCACGACGGGCAGCGATCTCGACTTCGCGCTGCTGGTGGACGGTCTTTCGGCCGAGCGCGAACAGGGCATCACGATCGACGTCGCCTATCGCTACTTCAACACGAAGAACCGCGCCTTCATCATCGCCGACACGCCGGGGCACGAGCAGTACACCCGCAACATGGCGACCGGCGCCTCTCAGGCCGAGCTTGCCATCATTTTGGTGGACGCGCGCAAGGGCATCCTGCCCCAGACGCGGCGCCACTCCTTCATCACCTCGATGGTCGGCATCAAGTCGGTGATCGTGGCGGTGAACAAGATGGATCTCGTCGAGTTCGACCAGTCCGTCTTCGACGAGATCGTCAAGGGCTACGAGGCGCTGCGCCCGCAGCTCGGCTTCACCGAGGTGCGCTACATCCCGCTTTCGGCCAAGAACGGCGACAATCTCGCCGAGCGCTCGGCCCACACGCCCTGGTACAAGGGGCCGACCCTCCTCGAAACGCTGGAAGTGGTGGAGCCCACGACCTTCGCGGCGGGCTCTTCGCATTTCCGCCTGCCGGTGCAATGGGTGAACCGCCCCAATCTCGATTTCCGCGGCTTCTGCGGCACGGTGGCGGGCGGGCGCATTGCCAAGGGCGACGCCATCCTGTCGCTGCCGAGCCGGCAGCGCTCCACGGTCAAGGCGGTCTACGGGCCGAACGGCGAAACTCATTCGGCCGAGGACGGCGAGGCGATCACGCTGACGCTCGCCGACGAGATCGACGCCTCGCGCGGCGACGTCCTGGTCAAGGTCGGCGACCCCATCGCCGCGCACCGCATCCTGCATGCCGAAATTCTCTGGATGGTGGACCGGCCGCTGATCGCGGGCGGGCGCTTCGTCGCCAAGCTTTCCACCGCGCAGACGCCGGTCAACGTGCGCTCGCTGGACGAGGCGGTGGACATCCACTCCTACCAGCCGCGCGCCGCCAACGCCCTTCTCATGAACGAGATCGGCCGCGTCACGCTGCAGTTCGACAAGCCGCCGGTCGCGACGCTTTATTCCGAAAGCCGCGAGCTCGGCGCCTTCATCCTGATCGACCCGCTGACCAACGAGACCGTGGCGCTCGGCATCGTGACCGCGCTGCCGCGCGAGGGCGAGGCGCCGGCCGCCACCGCCACGACGGCCTCGCGCCCTGGCTCGAAGCCCGGAGCGGCCCCGGCCGCACCGGCCGCACCGAAGACCCGGTTCGAGGCGATCCGGGCCGAATGGCTCGGACCGGCGCTCGCCGCCTCGCCCGAGCGGGCGCGCGGCGTCACGATCTTCCGCGCCATGGCGGCGGTGCTGGTGGCTCTTCTGGCGCTGATCCTCGGCCTTGCCCTGTGGAAGGCGATCATCCTCGGCGCGCTCGACTTCGCGCTGCGCCCGCTGCTGCGCCGCCTCATGGTGCCGGCCGAAACGGAAGTGCCGGTAGTGGACCCCTCCACCGTGCGCGATGGGGAGGGCATCTGA
- a CDS encoding TetR/AcrR family transcriptional regulator: MPRVVAERADSLAPLAEVFRRYGYEGASLALIGKATGLGKGSLYHFFPGGKDEMLSAVLAEIEVWFERHIFAPLESEAAAGQASEAMFDAVWDYFRSGRRVCLMGTLALGEGRDRFALAIARYFARWIEALANALRREGLGEEEALLLAEETVAGIQGAIVLARALGQPAVFERALAQLRERLRRIDSV, from the coding sequence ATGCCGCGCGTGGTGGCGGAGCGGGCCGACAGTCTGGCGCCCTTGGCCGAGGTGTTTCGCCGATATGGCTATGAGGGAGCCAGCCTCGCTCTGATCGGAAAGGCGACGGGCCTCGGCAAGGGAAGCCTCTACCACTTCTTTCCCGGCGGGAAGGACGAGATGCTCTCGGCCGTTCTGGCCGAGATCGAGGTCTGGTTCGAGCGCCATATCTTCGCGCCGCTGGAGAGCGAGGCCGCAGCTGGGCAGGCGAGCGAGGCCATGTTCGACGCGGTGTGGGACTACTTCCGATCGGGCCGGCGGGTCTGCCTCATGGGCACTTTGGCTTTGGGGGAGGGGCGCGATCGCTTCGCTCTGGCGATCGCCCGCTATTTCGCGCGGTGGATCGAAGCGCTCGCCAACGCACTGCGGCGAGAGGGCTTGGGCGAGGAGGAGGCCCTACTGCTGGCCGAGGAAACGGTCGCGGGCATCCAGGGGGCGATCGTCCTCGCCCGCGCCCTGGGTCAGCCCGCCGTCTTCGAGCGGGCTTTGGCGCAGTTACGAGAACGGTTGCGACGCATCGATTCCGTTTAG
- the thiC gene encoding phosphomethylpyrimidine synthase ThiC, with product MSASPTLPATVTTGPIRGSRKVYAAPRGAPEIRVPFREIALSDPAELPLRVYDASGPYTDADAGIDLSRGLAPVRDAWIAARGYPLVEPRAVRPEDNGHVGADRLVEPCPAAHGVRRGREGERVTQLEWARAGIVTPEMIYVAHRENLAREAALAEAAERLGDGESFGAAIPEFVTPEFVRDEVARGRAILPANINHLELEPMVIGRNFLVKINANIGNSAVSSGVAEEVEKLVWAIRWGADTVMDLSTGRNIHNIRSWILRNSPVPIGTVPIYQALEKVGGDPLKLDWEVFKDTLIEQAEQGIDYFTIHAGVRLAHVPLAARRVTGIVSRGGSIMARWCLSKHRESFLFERFDEICEIMRRFDVSFSLGDGLRPGSVADANDAAQFAELDTLGELTKIAWDRGCQVMVEGPGHVPMHKIKANMDKQLATCGEAPFYTLGPLATDIAPGYDHITSAIGAAQIGWFGTAMLCYVTPKEHLGLPDRDDVKTGVVTYKIAAHAADLAKGHPAARSRDDALSRARFDFRWEDQFNLSLDPDTARAFHDETLPKEAHKTAHFCSMCGPKFCSMEISRDLKREAEALAGMEAKSAEFLAGGARLYVEPATESA from the coding sequence ATGTCCGCATCCCCCACCCTTCCCGCCACCGTGACCACCGGGCCGATTCGCGGCTCGCGCAAGGTCTATGCCGCGCCGCGCGGCGCGCCGGAAATCCGCGTGCCCTTTCGCGAGATCGCGCTGAGCGACCCGGCCGAGCTGCCTTTGCGCGTCTACGACGCGTCCGGCCCCTACACGGACGCCGACGCCGGCATCGACCTTTCGCGCGGCCTTGCCCCGGTTCGCGACGCCTGGATCGCCGCGCGCGGCTATCCGCTGGTGGAGCCCCGCGCCGTGAGGCCGGAGGACAACGGCCATGTCGGGGCCGACCGGCTGGTCGAGCCTTGCCCCGCCGCCCATGGCGTGCGGCGCGGGCGGGAGGGCGAGCGCGTCACGCAGCTGGAATGGGCGCGGGCGGGAATCGTCACCCCGGAAATGATCTATGTCGCCCATCGCGAGAATCTGGCGCGCGAGGCGGCGCTGGCGGAGGCGGCCGAGCGGCTGGGCGACGGCGAAAGCTTCGGGGCGGCGATCCCCGAATTCGTCACGCCCGAGTTCGTGCGCGACGAGGTGGCGCGCGGGCGGGCCATCCTTCCCGCCAACATCAACCATCTCGAGCTCGAGCCGATGGTGATCGGGCGCAACTTCCTGGTGAAGATCAACGCCAATATCGGCAATTCCGCCGTCAGCTCGGGCGTGGCGGAGGAGGTGGAAAAGCTGGTCTGGGCGATCCGCTGGGGCGCCGACACGGTGATGGACCTCTCCACCGGGCGCAACATCCACAACATCCGCTCCTGGATCCTGCGCAATTCGCCGGTGCCGATCGGCACGGTGCCGATCTACCAGGCGCTGGAGAAGGTCGGCGGCGATCCCCTGAAGCTCGACTGGGAGGTGTTCAAGGACACGCTGATCGAGCAGGCCGAGCAGGGCATCGACTACTTCACCATCCATGCCGGCGTGCGTCTCGCCCATGTGCCGCTGGCCGCCCGGCGCGTCACCGGCATCGTCAGCCGGGGCGGCTCGATCATGGCGCGCTGGTGCCTGTCGAAGCATCGCGAAAGCTTCCTCTTCGAGCGCTTCGACGAGATCTGCGAGATCATGCGCCGGTTCGACGTGTCCTTCTCGCTGGGCGACGGGCTGCGGCCGGGCTCGGTGGCGGACGCCAACGACGCCGCGCAGTTCGCCGAGCTGGACACGCTGGGCGAACTGACGAAAATCGCCTGGGATCGGGGCTGCCAGGTCATGGTCGAGGGGCCGGGCCACGTGCCCATGCACAAGATCAAAGCCAATATGGACAAGCAGCTGGCGACCTGCGGCGAGGCGCCCTTCTACACGCTGGGACCGCTCGCGACCGACATCGCGCCGGGCTACGACCACATCACCTCCGCCATCGGCGCGGCGCAGATCGGCTGGTTCGGCACGGCCATGCTCTGCTACGTCACGCCCAAGGAGCATCTCGGCCTGCCCGACCGGGACGACGTGAAGACCGGCGTCGTCACCTACAAGATCGCCGCCCATGCCGCCGATCTCGCCAAGGGCCATCCGGCGGCGCGCTCACGGGACGACGCGCTGTCGCGCGCCCGCTTCGACTTCCGCTGGGAGGACCAGTTCAACCTCTCGCTCGACCCCGACACGGCCCGCGCCTTCCACGACGAGACCCTGCCCAAGGAAGCACACAAGACAGCGCATTTCTGCTCCATGTGCGGGCCGAAATTCTGTTCGATGGAAATCTCCCGCGACCTGAAGCGCGAAGCCGAGGCGCTGGCCGGAATGGAGGCCAAGTCCGCCGAGTTCCTGGCCGGCGGCGCGCGGCTCTATGTCGAGCCGGCGACGGAGAGCGCCTGA
- a CDS encoding nuclear transport factor 2 family protein — protein MSRPPLPPFDLEAAVQKARLAEDAWNSRDPERVSLAYTGDSRWRNRAEFIAGRKEIVSFLTRKWRRELDYRLIKEVWAYQGARIAVRFVYEWRDDSGQWFRSHGNENWQFDEAGLMSERHASINDVPIGESERKFHWPLGRRPDDHPGLSELGL, from the coding sequence ATGTCTCGTCCGCCCCTCCCGCCGTTCGACCTCGAAGCCGCCGTCCAGAAGGCGCGTCTGGCGGAGGACGCCTGGAACAGCCGCGATCCCGAGCGGGTGTCCCTGGCCTATACCGGGGATAGCCGGTGGCGGAACCGGGCCGAGTTCATCGCGGGGCGGAAGGAGATCGTGTCCTTCCTCACCCGCAAATGGCGCCGCGAGCTGGACTATCGGCTGATCAAGGAGGTCTGGGCCTATCAGGGCGCGCGCATCGCGGTGCGCTTCGTCTACGAATGGCGCGACGACAGCGGCCAATGGTTCCGCTCGCACGGCAACGAGAACTGGCAGTTCGACGAGGCGGGCCTCATGTCCGAGCGCCATGCCTCGATCAACGACGTGCCGATCGGTGAGAGCGAGCGCAAGTTCCATTGGCCGCTCGGCCGCCGCCCGGACGATCATCCCGGCCTCAGCGAACTCGGCCTCTAG